The stretch of DNA gcatacaggttgcagtggtgggtggtataaggtgctttagtaacaaaacggatggcactgtgataaactgcatccagtttgctgagtagagtgttggaagctattttgtagatgacatcgccgaagtcgaggatcggtaggatagtcagttttactagggtaagtttggcggcgtgagtgaaggaggctttgttgtggaatagaaagccgactctagatttgattttagattggagatgtttgatatgagtctggaaggagagtttacagtctagccagacacctaggtacttatagatgtccacatattcttggtcggaaccatccagggtggtgatgctagtcgggcgtgcgggtgcaggcagcgaacggttgaaaagcatgcatttggttttactagcgtttaagagcagttggatgccacggaaggagtgctgtatggcattgaagctcgtttggaggttagatagcacagtgtccaaggacgggacggaagtatacagaatggtgtcgtctgtgtagaggtggatcagggaatcgcccgcagcaagagcaacatcattgatatatacagagaaaagagttggcccgagaattgaaccctgtggcacccccatagagactgccagaggaccggacagcatgccctccgatttgacacactgaactctgtctgcaaagtagttggtgaaccaggcaaggcagtcatcagaaaaaccgaggctactgagtctgccgataagaatatggtgattgacagagtcgaaagccttggcaaggtcgatgaagattgctgcacagtactgtcttttatcgatggcggttatgatatcgtttatgaTATGAGCTTTACAGCAAGAGAATACTATTGGTTGTTTCTCCTTGTATAATATATGTTACTTGCAGGAGGTGGATAAGATGCTGGATGCTGCCTCACGGGTCCAGGCAGGTAACAGTCTGTTCAGACACTTCGGAGACGATGGTACGTTTTCATGCCATGGTCAAACAGCCTCACTGGTGCTATGTGCTTCATCAATGTAAAAAGATGCAGGATAGTTATACTTCAGGCAGGACATATGTATTTGATCACTATGTGGGAGTGTCAATCTAAACAGGATAAATGAACACTCACTGAAATGTTTGTGTGATGGAGAAGGCATGTTTTGTCTTGCAGGTCTGATATCCTACACAGAGTACCTGTTCCTGTTGACTATTCTGACCAGTAAGTTATAGACCCAGAATGACATACAGTGGAAACAGCCCTCCCTTTCAATGACATGCATTTGCAACCGGCATCCTCTAATTCTTACACAACACATTTCACTTCATCTGGGTTGTGTGGATTATGAGTCCATGTTTTTGTTTGAAAAGCCTTTTTTTTTGGtcaatttaaaataacatcaaattgatcagaaataaagtgtagacattgttaatgttgtaaattactattgtagctggaaacggcagatatataattttttatggaatatctacataggcgtacagaggcccatttatcagcaaccatcactcctgtgttccaatggcacattgtgttagctaatccaagtctatcattttaaaaggctaattgatcattagaaaagccttttgcaattatgttagcacagctgaaaactgttctgatttaaagaaacaataaaaccgGCCTTTATACTAGTTgacaatgtctgcactgtatttctgatcaatttgataaaTTATTTTTGCTTTTCTTGAGAGAGataattttagaataatagtgaagacatcaaaactatgaaacacctggaatcatatagtaaccaaaaaagtgttataaaatatatatattttttgagattcttcaaagtagccaccctttgctttgatgacagctttgcacactcttggcattctctcaaccagcttcatgaggtattcacctggaatgcattataattaacaggtgtgccatgttaaaagttaaattgtggaatttctttcaaaatgcgtttgagccaatcagttgtgttgtgacaaggtaggggtggaatacagaagacatccctatttggtaaaagaccaagtccatagtaTGGCAAGAAacacaaataagcaaagataaacgaCAGTCCgttactttaaggcatgaaggtcagtcaatctggaaatttcaagaactttgaaagtttcttcaagtgcagtcgcaaagactaccaagcgctatgatgaaactggctctcatgaccaccacaggaaaggaagacccagaggtacctctcctgcagaggataagttaactAATTAACTGCACCTCGaattgcagcccaagtaaatgcttcacagcTTTTAAGTAACatagacatctcaacatcaactgttcagaggatactgttcagaggagactgcatgaatcaggccttcatggttaatttgctgcaaagaaaccactaaaggacaccaataagaagaagagacttgcttgggtaaagaaacacgagcaatggacatttgaccagtggaagtctgtccttttgtctgagtccaaatttgagatttttgtttccaacctccatgtctttgtgagacgaagagtaggtgaatggatgatttcCGCATTTGTGCTTCCCCCCATGAAGCGTGGAGGTGTGtcgatgctttgctggtgacactgtgatttatttagaatttaaggcacacttaaccaacatggctaccatagcattctgcagcgatactccatcccatctggtttgtgcttagtgggatgatcatttgtttttcaatagggcaataacccaacacacctccaggctgtgttagggctatttgtgctgcatcagatgacctggcttccacaatcacccgacctcaaaccaatttgagatggtttgggatgagttggaccacagagtgaaggaaaagcagtgctcagcatatgtgggaactccttcaaaatatagaaaacccttgactgagtaggtgtgtccaaacttttgactggtacttatCTTTTTTCTTTCTTACTTTCTAACCCTACCTCTCCTGATTGGAGTGAGAGCTAGTGAACAACAATGCTTAGCcctctacttccagcttatacatattATGGACACAGTATTTTACAATCgttctattttgtttgtttttactccattcCTTCATAATTTACatgcattaacatgtagtgtgtgtgcatctatcaggtgcatttcagtacagtacagtacatatagtgGAGACAACGTATGGGTGACAGTTGTCGACGTGTTCAGAGGGTCCCTgattcgagcccaggttggggcaaggagagggactgaaGCTGTTACACAAGTACATATAGTACCACCTTGTTTCACTCTGTTTTGGAACACTTTCTTCTGTTGAGTTTTGcctaatgaacaggaccctgGTTTAGTGCAGCTGTAGCTTAAAGACGTGACCAGGCAGTGCCACATTAGTGAGCTCTCATATACTTTTCTGCACGCACGGCACAACCATGCCTTGGCGGACCAGCACAACCATAATCATCGCAATATTTTTGTACAGGAGCTGGCTCCTTATGGATGGCCGAGTGTCCGTTGCCCATGATATTCTCAGGACCTGCAGTTGTCTGCACATTAACTTCATTTATTGACATTGTACGTTAGATTATGGTGTCTATCCTGTTTAGGATCGTACATTGTGTAGCCTTTTACTGTAACACATTGACTGAACCTGGGTGGTGTTCAGTTGGCACAAAACAAAAAAGGATGTCTTCAAACGGTCCAATAGAACACACATTTTCCATTGACAGTTTTTTTATTGCTGTTTTCGTACTTACTGAACACACTGCCCATGTGGTAGTGTTTTGACGACTTAGCTTCCTCATTCAAAATGTTGCCCAGTCACCAACAATGTTGTGCTTGAATCATTATTTCAGGAGACCCTGCTGTTAACCTTGTGCCGTGGACAGCAATCGAAAACTAACCGCTCATCTTGTCACTGCTTTGTTCTGTCCAAGCAGCACCTAGTGACGTTAATTTCTAACAGAAAATGCATTGTTATTTCAGAGCCACACACAGGATTTCATATAGCTTTCAAAATGCTTGATATTGATGGCAATGAGCATGTGGACAGAAAGGAGTTTCTCAAGGTATGTTTTATAATCTATATTATAAAATGTTCCTTAAAGggccaatctgcagttcaaacaacagCAAACGGGTACCACTCCACAGTTTTAGGTAAACGGCTTTGGGGTGGgactagagaaatgtaaccactctcacttTCATAGACAggactatggatgcaaggactaacCATCCATGAGAGCAAAATAATAGTTAAGCTATAGTGTTATTTTACAATTGCATTGTTTATAAACAATGGAGTAACTCAAGCTTATATATAAACTTATCATTaattttacattttaaaaatggaTGTTGcaattgcagattgcccctttttaaatgttttattttatgctTCTCAAGGAATTGATGGAATTGTATTCTGTATTCagtgtcatgtattgtatatctatacagtggggcaaaaaagtatttagtcagccaccatttgTGCAAGTTGTGCAAGTCCCacttgaaaattacaggcctctctcatatttttatcataggtacacttcaactatgacagacaaaataagaagaaaaaaatctccagaaaatcacattgcaggatttttaatgaatttatttgcaaatgatggtggaaaataagtatttggtcaataacaaaagtttatctcaatactttgttatataccctttgttggcaatgacagaggtcaaacgttttctgtaagtcttcacaaggttttcacacactgttgctggtattttggcccattcctccatgcagatctcctctagagcagtgatgttttggggctgttgctgggcaacacggactttcaactccctccaaagattttctatggggttcagatctggagactggctaggccactccaggaccttgaaatgcttcttacgaagccactccttcgttgcccgggcggtgtgtttgggatcattgtcatgcatCAGCAAAggcatcttcaatgcccttgctgatggaaggaggttttcactcaaaatctcacgatacatggccccatgcattctttcctttacacggatcagtcgtcctggtccctttgcagaaaaacagccccaaagcatgatgtttccacccccatgcttcacagtatgtatggtgttctttggatgcaactcagcattctttgtcttccAAACACGACGTGTtgcgtttttaccaaaaagttatattttggtttcatctgaccatatgacattctcccaatcttcttctggatcatccaaatgctctctagcaaacttcagacggggctggacatgtactggcttaagcagggggacacgtctggcactgcaggatttgagtccatgGCGGcgcagtgtgttactgatggtaggctttgttactttggtcccagctctctgcaggtcattcactaggaaccccggtgtggttctgggatttttttctcaccgttcttgtgatcattttgaccccacggggtgagatcttgcgtggatccccagatcgagggaggttatcagtggtcttgtatgtcttccatttccgaATAATtgatcccacagttgatttcttcaaaccaagctgcttacctattgcagattcaggcttcccagcctggtgcaggtctacaattttgtttctggtgtcctttaacagctctttggtcttggccatagtggagtttggagtgtgactgtttgaggttgtggacaggtcttttatactgataacaagttcaaacaggtgccattaatacaggtaacgagtggaggacagaagagcctcttaaagaagaagttacaggtctgtgagagccagaaatcttgcttgtttgtaggtgaccaaatacttattttccaccataatttgcaaataaattcattaaaaatcctacaatgtgtttttctggatttttttccctcattttgtctgtcatagttgaagtgtacctatgatgaaaattacaggcctctctcatcttttttaaaggggagaacttgcacaattggtggctgactaagtacttttttgtcccactgtataaAGTATCCACACTGCAAAATATTGCCGCACCTTACATGGACATTACCTAATTGGAGGTTTTGACATACATGCTCCTACAATGAATGAGTACTATGAACACTTGATGCTAACGCAGAGGTACTCTATGGCCAGTACCTTAAGTCTGTGCCACATGTTTGTTCCTCTGAACTAGTTTCTCCCACCTCAATTGGTTCCTTCTGTCAAAACATTGGCCTATTCATTCTCAGTCTGAGGTATCACATTTTACAAGGCACAGAAACTAGCTTGTAAACATACTGTGTCTGTTAGTTGGCTTTAGCACAATACAGTATGCATACATGGCTACAAAAATGCCTGTGACTATACAATTTTGTACAAAACCAGTGAAAAGTTGTGAAAATTGGCAACACTGGGAACCTCAAGGGTTAGAGTCAGACCACTGTTGTGTTCCTAAAACCCACTGCACGTCTAAAAGGTGTTATGCACCTCCAATTAGATTATCGTTTGGTTTAGAATATGAGTTCCACACCTGACAAAGTAGAGTGGAGCAGCATGGATAATAATTCAGTGTGTTTGAGGGGATCCGTGTGAGCAAAGCAAGGCAAAGGATCACTAATCTTGATCACATAATAATTAGTAATTGGGCTACAAGGTGAATTGTAGATTAGTGATTCTATGTGGTCCAACTGCTTTGTAGTCGATCTCAAACACTCACTGTTTGCTGTTTCATACGGTTTCCAGTTTTAATATTAGAGTGAGGCATTGTGGGTAGTTGATCACCTTTTGACTAATGAAATGTTCTGTTATTGCTGACATTTCTTGGATTATTCAGATGAGTAAGAggtatgtatgtgttattagtgAATTTAACTGAATTAGTAGTTTCCCGCATTCTGAGAACATGTAAGCTAGCTAAGAAATGCTCTCACAAGTAGTAAATGTTTTTAGCTTAATCTTCTGTTTTATCTGCATTATTATAATGCAAAGAATCATTGTTGATGCTTTGTTTTATGATGAAGCTCAAGAAAATCATTGGGAAAAGAAAAGAGACCGTGCCTAAGGAAGGTGCCACAGATGTGGTAAGTCAACACTGAACTTTTATTTTTAAGGTCGGAATTCTCATGTGACTTTTGGAAACACTTTTTTAGAATACTTTCTATAGATGACATTGAATGGCCTTTGGGGAAATGCCTATTGAAAGCACTAAGCCTGGCCAACTGTCATTATATGATAATGTAAACCGTTGTATACGGGCTAGAAAAATTATTGTTTACTCGTATTTCAAGCATGATGGGGCTTGCAGTAATAACAAAGGCAGGAAGTGTTGAAACTTGATGTCATCTAAACAGAAACCAGTCGCAGAGGGGGATGATGTGAACACTACACTGCAGGCCTTCTTCTTTGGCAGGAATGGTGAAAACAAGCTTCAGTACAAGGGATTTTGCAGGTAAAATGTCTGTGGGTTACAATGTAGTATCATTGGTGTTAAACGGTATAGCTACTCCCAACCTTTTCCTTGTAGGTATACCTAATCCTAGTAAAATCATGTTTTCGATACTTCATATAGACACTATGGATAGACttcagagtaggagtgttgatctaggatcattGTTGCCtgttagatcataatgaatatggttacatggacagggggaacttgatcctagatcagcactcctactcttagACACTTTTTGAATACAGGCCCAGAACCGACCTAGTCATGTTCAGTGTCTTTACTCTGGATTTCTCCCCTAGGTTCATGGAGGACCTGCAGGCGGAAGTACAGGAGATGGAGTTCCTGCAGTTCTCCAAAGGTATGGACACCATGCGGCGGGAGGACTTTGCCGAGTGGCTGCTGCACTACACCAACGAGGAAGCCAACGAGGCCTACTGggagaacatgaggaagaggATCCCTGCGGGCCAGGTAAAAAGGAAAGTAATCCACCCTCCTTTCCTCGTTTCCTTGAGATCATCACAGATCAGTAAGGGTTGTAATAGGTGAAAGCGAGGTTGCCAATTACTACCCAAATGTTTTCCCCAATTCAACAAATTCAGATATGGGGGTCACTTTTTATTGAAGGATGAAATTTCTAAACATTCGGATAGGGATAATATGCAGTAATGTCAATGTACCTTCAGGTCTAAGAAGTGAAATATAACACATTTTGGGGGACTCTCAAGGGGTGACTGATCAATGTACGACTTGGACAtttgtccctcttctcttgtAGAGCATCACATTTGACGAATTCAAAGCGTTCTGCCTCTTCACCAACAACCTGGAGGACTTTGCCTTCTCTGTGAAAATGATAAGTGAAGCCAACCGACCTATCGGAATGGGTAATTTTCTTATCTCTACATAGTTTTTTGTAGGAAGGACATTTTGTCTGAAATATTCTGATTCTACACAGTCAAATCACTTTAAAGCAGCATTCAGCAGTTGAAACAGTAACAAAGCGCACTCCCTGCCCCTGTTTTGGTGAAAAGCTGAGGGAAggtgctggagaaatgtaaccactctcaa from Oncorhynchus kisutch isolate 150728-3 linkage group LG28, Okis_V2, whole genome shotgun sequence encodes:
- the LOC109873409 gene encoding calcium uptake protein 2, mitochondrial-like translates to MCFNQFASMTYNKELYMTPRDFLFSIMLENVDRKLPKKALTKKEVDKMLDAASRVQAGNSLFRHFGDDGLISYTEYLFLLTILTKPHTGFHIAFKMLDIDGNEHVDRKEFLKLKKIIGKRKETVPKEGATDVKPVAEGDDVNTTLQAFFFGRNGENKLQYKGFCRFMEDLQAEVQEMEFLQFSKGMDTMRREDFAEWLLHYTNEEANEAYWENMRKRIPAGQSITFDEFKAFCLFTNNLEDFAFSVKMISEANRPIGMVQFRRAVKIATGHDLSENVLDTVFKIFDLDGDNCLSHKEFIGVMEDRVLRGLKVQPQRGITNYWKCVKRETLKGAQEALRDTGSPF